In Choristoneura fumiferana chromosome 21, NRCan_CFum_1, whole genome shotgun sequence, a single genomic region encodes these proteins:
- the LOC141439810 gene encoding uncharacterized protein translates to MYTDSIFIFGSTLFSEIKQDPITSLPIEMAWKIFAFLDDASLRSASKTVKTWSRIIAANTKLRKRVSIFELGLKLGSHHLARYHKDNRKRMKMLKEQKYLPVYENRMYPVEIKQFGSKRGGDDLVICAKRFKLT, encoded by the exons ATGTACACAGACAGTATATTTATTTTCGGATCAACATTGTTTAGCGAAATAAAACAAGATCCGATTACTTCCTTGCCGATTGAGATGGCTTGGAAGATATTtgc TTTCCTAGATGACGCGTCACTCAGATCGGCATCTAAGACGGTAAAAACATGGAGCAGAATAATCGCAGCCAATACTAAGTTGAGAAAACGTGTCAGCATCTTCGAATTAGGTCTCAAACTAGGCTCGCACCATTTAGCCAGGTATCACAAAGATAATAGAAAAAGAATGAAGATGTTGAAGGAACAGAAATATTTACCTGTTTACGAGAACAGAA tgtacccagtggaaataaaacaattcggATCAAAGAGAGGTGGCGACGACCTTGTAATATGCGCAAAACGTTTTAAATTAACTTGA